Part of the Gramella sp. Hel_I_59 genome, CACATGGTATTCCGCAAGGTTGGCATTCATAATGCGGCCATTACGGCTATCCATCATTCCTTCTTCCTCAAGAGCCATACTAATTCCCCAGGTGATACCACCCAGAATCTGACTTTCAGCGGTCTTAGGATTGAGTATTTTACCTCCTGCTATCGCACTCACAACCCTTGGAACCGTGATCATTTTAGTATCCTTATCGACATGTACTTCTACCATCACACAGGAGTGTGAGTAGCAGGAATACTTACTGCGATCATCTGCGGGTTGAGAATTAACGCTTGTTTCTACAGAATTCTGACCGGAAGCAGCTAAAATTTCAGAATAACTAAGTCTGGTAGATTTTACGCTCAGATGTCTATTACTGAACTCTGCCTCTTCGAACATCGCACCCTTCAACTCTTCTGGAAAACTCTGTTGAGCGTATCCAAATATTTTCTTCTGAAGCGCATGACACACAAGTTTTACTGCTGAACCTACTGAAGATGCAGTCCAGGATCCCCCTTCAATTGGAGCCTTCGGCAAACTAGAATCTCCAAGCTGGAATTCTACATCTTCCAATGGAATGCCAACAATTTCTGCAGCTATCTGGGACATGATCGTATACGTTCCCGTACCAATATCTGCAGTTCCACTACTAACTGTTAGTTTCCCTTCCGAAGTTAATATTGCTTTTGCTGAAGATTCCTGCTGTAAAGCTTCCCAAACTCCGGTGGCCATTCCATAACCAACAAGATTATTACCATCCTGCATGCTTCCAGGCTTTGCATTTCTTTTATCCCAGCCAAAACTTTCAGATGCTTTGAGAAAAGCAGCTCTTAATTCCTTACTTGAATAAGGCTTATCTTCATTTTGATCAATATCAGCATAATTTATTAAACGGAACTCCAGTGGATCTACCCCAGCTTCAATTGCAAGTTCATCAATAGCGCATTCCAGCGCATACATTCCAGTAGCTCCTCCGGGTGCTCGCATATCCATAGGCGTATAGACATCCAAAGGCACCAATTGATAATCAAGTTTCACATTATCACACTGGTACATCATTCCAGACCAATCGACAACTGTCTCGTTGAACATTTCAAACCTTGAAGTTTCTCCAAATGCCTCATGATTTATTGATTTCAGTTTACCCGATTCATCAGATGATAATTTTAATCGCTGTAAACAGGCAGGCCTGTGTCCAAAACTGAACATCTGAGTTCTGGTCATTACAACCTTCACTGGCAAATTGAGGACTTTTGAGGCCATCGCCGCACAGAATAGTTGATATTGTGGTCTTAAACCAGACCCGAATCCGCCACCTACAAAAGGAGATAAAACCCTGACCTTTTCTTTTTCCAGATTGAAGATCCCAGAAATATATTGCTGACTGCTTCCAACTCCCTGTATTTTATCATAAATGGTAAAGCCCTGCTCCTCTTCATTCCAGATCGCTACGGTCGCAAAAGTTTCCATAGGATTTTGATAATGGCGTGGCAAATAATATTCAACATCTACCTTATGTTTCGAAGAATCGTAAGCTTCGGCAGCATCACCTCTAGGCTCTGGTGGTTCAGGAACATCCTCTCTGGTTGCATTCTGAAGATTTGTTTTGAGGTCCACCTCACAACCCTCTTCTTTTTCATAATCAATTTTAACCAGTCCGGCGGCATATGCGGCAGTCTCAAAAGTATCTGCAACGATTAGCGCGACCGGTTGCCCGTTATACAGAATGTCTTCATTATAGAATGGTCTGAATGGATTACCAGGAGGAGCCAGAGGATCTGTATAATCTGAATTTATCTTAACTTCTTCCGGGATATTTTCATGGGTAAATACCTGTCGAACTCCTGGTACTTTCAAAGCTTCTTTATCATTAATAGCAACAATTTTACCTCTGGAAATCGTACTATTAATAATATATCCATGTACTAAATGCTCAGGATTGAATTCAGCGCTGTAGGTAGCATTCCCTGTTACTTTTTTTATACCATCTACCCTTCTGGTAGGTTTCCCTATATATTTTGTATCTGTTATCATGCTATTTGTTCATTGCTTCTGTTAATGCTCTTAAAATGGATTTTCTAACCAGTGGTATTTTAAAATCGTTATCACCGTATCCTTTAGCTCCTTCGGTAAGTTTATCCGCTAATTGCTCGAAATTCTCCGTATTTGCCTCTTTTCCAATAAACTCTTTTTCTACGGAAGATTCTCTCCAGGGCTTGTGGGCAACCCCTCCCAAAGCAACTCTAATGTCCTTGATAGTGTTGTTTTCCAGTTCAATTGCGGCAGCTATTGAAACTAAAGCGAAAGCATAAGACGGCCTGTCCCTCACTTTTAAATAATGATAGTTTTTAGCAAAACCTTTTTCAGGAAGCTCAATTCCGGTAATGATCTCTCCCGGTTCTAAATTGGTTTCTATATGCGGGGTGTCACCAGGAAGTTTATGGAAGTCAGTCGCGGCAATTGTTCTATCACCTTCAGCTCCACTAATATGAACTGTCGCATCTAATGCCGCGAGCGCTACCGCCATATCTGAAGGATGCGTTGCGATACAATGCTCGCTTTCTCCAAGAATCGCATGCAAACGGTTAAAACCTTCTAATGCGGAACATCCACTTCCAGGCTCTCTCTTGTTACAGGGCGTTGAAGTATCATAAAAATAGAAGCATCTGGTACGCTGTAATAAATTCCCGCCATTGGTCGCCATATTCCGTAACTGTGCTGAAGCAGCAGAAAGCATAGCCTCAGAAAGTAGCGGATATCGCTTTTCTACTTGTTCGTGATAAGCTGTATCGGCATTGGTCTTGGTAGCGCCTAATATTAAACCTCCAGAATCTGAGTTTTCGATTTTCGAAAGATCCAGATGATTTATATCAATTAAATGCTCAGGATTCTCAACCCGATATTTCATAAGATCCAGCAAATTAGTTCCTCCACCAATAAATCTGCTACTCTCTTTTTCAGAACCAATTTGTTCGATCGCGTTTTCCACGCTTTGTGCTCTTTTGTAGGAAATATTATTCATAGTCTAATTGCTGTTTTTAGATGAAGCTTCGGTATTTCTGTCTTTTAACTCTTCCACTACTTTATAAATGTTGGCATAAGCTCCACAGCGACAAATATTTCCACTCATGAGATCTCGTAATTCCGCAGGATCGCTTCCTTTATTCATATTCAGCAGTCCAATGGTAGAGCATATCTGCCCGGGTGTGCAATAGCCGCACTGGAATGCATCATGTTTGATAAAAGCTTCCTGCACTGGATGCAATTCATCGCCATTCGCTAATCCTTCTACAGTGACAATTTCTTTACCTGTTTGCATTGCGGCGAGGGTCAGGCAGGAATTAATATGTTTTCCGTCTACAAGCACTGTGCAGGCTCCACATTGACCATGATCACAGCCTTTCTTAGTTCCTGTAAGCTGTAAATGTTCCCGCAAGGCATCAACAAGAGTTGTCCATGCAGAAACTTTCATACTAACATCTCGTCCATTAATATTTAATACCAAATCTTCGGTATCAGGATGTTGTTTAATTTCCATTTTGTATGGTTTTGGTTGGTGATTGGATTCTATTATTTATTAGAACACCTCTTAAAGCTAGATAATAATTTGATCAGAATTATTTATATCACTCATCTTAATATTTTTTTATGATTTTTGTTTAATCATTAAGTTGATCATAAGTTATTAGTTTTATGCATTTTACGTCTACCTTTTAAGTTATTCTCATTTCATTCAAATTAGAAATATATTGCTCAAATTTTAATTGTTATAGTTGTTGTAAAATCAAATCTCATATCCAATTTTGAGTTTTATTTGCTCAAAAAATTGTGATAATAAAAGCATCTAATTTTGCCGGATACATCGAGCCTGTGGCAGCAGCTTCCGAAGATTTCATGGTAGATCCATGGGTATGGATAGCCTTTTCTGCCTTTATCATCCTTCTTCTCATCGTAGACTTAAAACTGGTGATGAGAAAACCTCATAAGATAAATACTAAGGAAGCTGCGTGGTATAGTGCCGGCTGGATAAGCCTGGGGCTTCTATTTACAGCTGTGATCTATTGGTGGCAGGGTTCTCTCGCCGCAGGAGAATATCTCGCTGGGTATTTGATCGAGAAATCTCTGTCTATGGATAATGTGTTCTTATGGGCTGTACTCTTTAGCTATTTTAAAGTACCGAAGGAATTTCAGCATAAAGTTTTGTTCTGGGGAATATTCGGCGCCCTTGTTCTAAGAGTCATTTTTATTTTCGGCGGAATTGCCCTGATCGAAAATGTACATTGGATCATATATGTATTCGGCGCATTTTTACTGTATACCGCTTATAAGATCTTTAAAAGCGATATTTCTGAAGCCAATCCTGATAACAATAGGATTTTCAAATGGGTACGAAAAGTGATACCTCAAACTGAAGGTTACAGGGAAGACAACTTTTTTGTAAGAGAAAATGGTAAGAAGATTGCCACTCCTCTATTAACCGTTTTGATCATCATAGAACTAACCGATATAATCTTTGCGGTGGATTCTATCCCGGCAATATTAGCGGTAAGCAGGAATGAATTTATAATCATAAGCTCAAATGCATTTGCCATTCTGGGTCTTCGTGCTTTGTATTTTTTACTGGCAGATATGAAAGACAGGTTTATTTACTTAAATGAAGGTCTGGGAATTATACTGGCTTTCGTGGGAATAAAATTCCTGGTAAGTGATCTTTACGAAATACCAATCTGGATTTCTCTTTGTTTTATAGCTTTAATTTTAATAGGTTCGATATTATTATCTCTACGACAAACTTCTAAGACCGAATTAGAAAAAACTTAGCATTATGAAAAGACTAAAATTAGGAAATACAGAATTATATACTCCTCCTATTGTTTTCGGCGGAAATGTATTCGGGTGGACGATCGATGAAAAAGAATCTTTCAGAATGATGGATCAACTGCTAGATATGGGATTTGACTTTATTGATTCTGCAGATGTTTATTCCAGATGGGCTAGAGGAAATTCTGGTGGTGAATCTGAAAGTATTATGGGAAAATACATGAAGTCCAGAGGTAACCGTCATAAAATGACCATTACCACCAAAGTAGGCTCCAGTATGCAACAAGGTGGCGACAAGGATATTTCTAAAACACATATTCTTAATGCAGTAGAAGATAGCTTAAGAAGATTGCAAACAGATCATATAGACCTTTATTTCACCCATTGGGATGACAATACAACTCCCGTTGAAGAAACCCTTGGTGCCTATCAGAAATTAATTGAGCAGGGAAAGGTGAGATATATTGGAGCTTCAAATTTAAGTCCTGAAAGATTACAGGAGTCTATAGATGCTTCAAAAAATGACGATTTACCAAAGTATCAGGTTTTCCAGCCGGAATATAGCTTGATGCAACGAAACAAGTTCGAAGGGAAAATTCAGGAAATCTGCCAGGAAAACGATCTTGGAGTTACCTCCTACTTTAGCTTAGCCAGCGGATTTCTTTCTGGAAAATACCAAAGTATCGAAGATATAAAAGGCAGTGATCGCGAACAGTTCCTTGGAGATTATTTCGACGATCGTGGTAAAAAAGTGCTCAACGCACTTAAAGATATATCAGACCATCATAATATTTCCCAGGCAGGAATTGCTTTGAGGTGGATCATGCAACGCCCAGGCATTACTGCTCCAATTGCAAGTGCAACCAAAGCTGAGCATCTAAAGAGTTTCGAAGAAGCTGTCAACATGGAACTTACCAAAGAAGAAATGGCAAATTTAAATGCGGCAAGCAACCATTAATTTATGAAAGTTTAGAGATAAGATCTTCCAGACGAAGTGTATCCTGCTCACCAGATTTCATATGCTTTAGTGTAAAGGTCTGCTTCTCAATTTCCTCTTCTCCAGCAAGTATTACAAATGGAATATCTCGTTTATCGGCATATTTCATTTGTTTACCCATTTTGGAACTGTCCGGATAAAGTTCAGCAGTAATTCCGGAGTTTCTTAAAGAACGGATGGACTTCATGGCATATAGGGATTCCTTATCTCCAAAATTTATAAAAAGCACTTTGGTATTCTCCCGTACAGTTTCAGGAAACAGATCCAATTCTTCAAGTACAAGATATATTCTATCCAGACCAAAGGAAATTCCCATTCCGCTCATATTCTTCAAACCAAAAATTCCGGTAAGATCGTCATACCTTCCTCCTCCACCAATGCTTCCCATCTTCACTTTTTCGGGAGCAGCAACCTCAAAAATAGCTCCGGTGTAGTAGTTGAGTCCGCGTGCCAGAGTCACATCAAGGTCGAGAGTAGCGGTTTTCAAAGGCATTTCAGCTACAGCATTCTGAATGAATTGTAATTCTTCGATACCTTTCATCCCGTTTTCTGAACTTTCCAGAATAGATTGTAATCCTGAGATCTTTTCAGCAAAAGAACCTTTAAGATCAAAAATTGGAGAAATTTTTTCTATAGCCTTTTCAGAAATACCTTTTTCCAGCATTTCTTTTCGTACTCCAGCTTCACCAATCTTATCAAGTTTATCCAGCGCTACAGTAAAATCTATAAGTCGATCCTGTTCTCCAATAACTTCAGCAAAACCAGATAAGATTTTTCTATTATTGATCTTGATCGTTACATCTTCCAGACCTAATTGTGTAAATACCGAATCATACAATTGTATGAATTCCACTTCCTGCCATAGACTATCACTTCCCACCACATCTGCATCACATTGGAAAAACTCTCTGAACCTTCCTTTTTGAGGACGATCTGCTCTCCAAACGGGTTGTATCTGGTAACGTTTAAAAGGGAACTCGATCTCATTTTGATGTTGTACCACGTACCTGGCAAAAGGAACCGTAAGATCATACCTTAGTGCTTTCTCACTTATAGAGGAAGTTAATGCTGTACTATCCTTCAATTCCAGAGCTTTCGCATCAGCTTTTTTAAGATAATCACCTGAATTAAGAATTTTGAATATCAGGCGATCTCCTTCTTCACCATATTTCCCCATTAGAGTCGAAGAGTTCTCAAAACTAGGAGTTTCGATAGGTTGAAAACCAAAACTTTTAAATTGAGTTTTGATGATATCGAAAATGTAGTTTCTTTTTGCTACTTCTTCCGGAGAAAAATCTCTGGTACCTTTTGGAATTGACGGTTTTTGTGCCATAAAGTTCTAAGCTGAAATATGATTTTTAAAGGACTGCAAATATCTTAATTTTTGAGTGAACCCAAACAAATTTGATATTTTAAGTAACAATCCTATCATTTTATAGTCTAATCGTTAAGATCGAAAAGTTAGCCCATGTTTTCACTCCTGCGGGAAAATATTAGAATTGCTCTAAGTTCCATAAGAAATCAGTCACTAAGAACTGTATTAACCGTTCTCATCATCGCTATAGGTATCACAGCATTGGTTGGGATCCTTAGTGCTGTAGCCGCACTGGAAAACACTATAAGTCAGGATTTTGCTTCAATGGGCGCAAATACTTTTAACCTGCAACGTTACGAATTCAGAGAGCGAATAAGCAACGAGGACCGGAAGGTAAATCCTACAATTAGCTATAGGGAAGTGACCGAGTTTAAGGAGAAATTTCAGTTTCCATTTACTGAAACCGCTATATCATTTACGGGGACAGGATCTGCAGAAATCAAATATCAGAATGAAAAAACAGATCCGGATATCTCAGTTCTCGGGGTAAACGAATATTATTTAGAGAACTCCGGACTTGAAGTTGAAGAAGGAAGAGAGTTCAACATCTTCGATATTAACAATAATAATAATGTTGCGGTGATTGGTGCCGACTATAAAGACGGAATTTTCAATGGAATGGATCCCGTTAATAAAACTATTAGTATTCGTGGGGCGAAATTCAGAGTTATTGGAATTCTGGAAAGTAAAGGAAGTACCTTCGGAAACAACCAGGATCTAAGAGTTTTTATCCCTATTCAACATGCTCGCTCGATCTTTTCTCAGCCAAATATCAATTATAGCTTAAGCGTAAAGGTGGACGACAAGGAAGTGCTGGAATCGGCAATGGATGAAGCTATTATTACCTTCAGAAATATTCGTGGGTTAAACCCAAAAGAAGATAACAACTTTGGGATTGAAAGAAGCGATGATCTTATTAATCGAATTCTTCAAATAACTGGCGCTTTGAATATCGCCGCCTGGATCATTTCAATCATTACCATATTTGGTTCATCTATCGCCTTGATGAACATCATGCTGGTAAGTGTCACCGAGAGAACACGTGAAATTGGAGTTAGAAAAGCACTAGGTGCTAAGAAAAATACTATTGCAATGCAGTTCTTCCTGGAAACTTTGGTGATTGGTCAGCTTGGTGGTCTACTCGGTATATTGCTAGGAATTCTTATTGGCTGGGCCGTATCGTCTTCCCTGGATTTCGATTTCACCACACCATGGAAAGCCATGTTATGGGCTACCGGGATTACCATATTCGTAGCCATACTTGCAGGGAGTTATCCTGCTGCTAAAGCTGCAAAACAGGATCCAATAGAATCACTTAGATACGAATAGTTCTAAGCATCTTTGTCTACGATATCCTTAAAGTAAGCATATAATTCACCTTTTGTGATATTTGCTCCCTGTTTGATCAAAGCAAAAATATCCTTGTTTCTGTCCTCACTAAGAGCTTTTGAAGAGGTATAAATATTCACCATCTCATTCATAAGATTGGTTTGTAACCATTGGTAACCTTCCCGGGTTGTAATATCTACAGATTCATTATCTACCTTAATCGCGATGAGATTGATAGTCACTTCAGAAATATAAAAAAGGAAGACCTGGTTTGGAGAAAAATGCTCCAGGTATTCGACTTTATTCAGGACTCCTTCCCATACAAGATCGCTGAACAGATCCATTTCATCTTCAGCAACCTTAGGCTGTTCTTTTTTGATCTTATCCCATTCCTCACCGGTGATGGACTGAGTTGCCAGAAAGTTTATGAACTCCTGGTGCATCTCTTCAAATTGTTCTTTAGTTAATCGAGCGTATTTCATTTTTTTAAAAATAAGAAAAGCCCACTCATAAATGAGCGGGCTTTTTGCTATAAAATTATAATATTAAGCTTCCCCTACAACGTCAAAACTTAGGTTTGAAACTACTTCACGATGAAAACGCAAAGTTGCATCATACTGTCCTAAACGCTTGATGTTTCCACCGGCGATGTTAATAAATTTTTTCTCAATTTCTACACCTACCTTAGCAAGAGCATCAGCTAAATCACCGTTAGTGATAGAACCAAACAACTTGTCACCAGCTCCTGCCTTAGCAGTCATCTTGATCTCAATGTTATTAAGTTTCTCAGCTTGTTTCTTAGCTTCGTCAATGTGCTTTTGTTCCTTATAGGCACGCTGCTTTAAAGTTTCAGATAAAACTTTTCTTGCAGAAGGAGTTGCCAGTTCAGCGTATCCATGAGGTATAAGATAATTTCTACCGTAACCGTTTTTAACAGCCACAACATCATCTTTAAAACCTAGATTGTCTACGTCTTTTTTAAGTATTACATCCATAACTGCCTCTTTTTATTTTAATAAATCACCTACGTAAGGCATTAGTGCTAAGTGACGAGCACGCTTTACAGCAGTAGCCACTTTTCTCTGAAACTTCAAAGAAGTACCTGTTAAACGACGAGGTAACAATTTACCCTGCTCGTTTACAAACCCCATAAGAAAATCTGGATCTTTGTAATCAACGTACTTAATACCAGATCTTTTGAATCTACAGTATTTTTTCGCTTTGGTAGTTTCTATATTAAGAGGAGTTAGATACCTGATCTCTCCATCTTTTTTTCCTTTTGCTTGTTGTTCAATAGATGTTGCCATGATTACGCTTTTTCCTTGTTACGTTTTCTTCTCTTCTCAGCCCAAGCAATTGCATGTTTATCTAACTTTACAGTTAAATAACGCATCATACGCTCTTCTCTTCTGAATTCCAACTCTAAAGGTTCGATAACCTCACCTGGAGCTTCGTATTCAAATAAGTGATAAAAACCACTCTTCTTGTGTTGGATTGCATAAGCCAGTTTTCTTAGGCCCCAATCTTCTTTAGCTACCATCTTAGCCCCTTTAGAAACAAGAAAATCTTCGTATTTCTTAACTGTCTCCTTTATCTGCTCATCAGATAAAACGGGATTCAAGATGAAAACAGTTTCATAGTTGTTCATAAAATTCTACTTTAAATTTAATCGGCTGCAAAAATAGAATTTATTATTCATATTTCAAAGCTTATTACCCAGGTAAAAATACTATTTTTAACCAGCTAAATTATATGCACCTTGCATTTGTTATATATAATGAGTAATATTGTTAAAGTCTAACCTAATTATCGTGGAAGAAGTTTTACTTAAATGTGCTGTTGTTGATGATTCGAGCCTGCAAAGGTTATCGATCGTTAAATTGATAAAAGACCATCCTAATCTTAACCTGGTTGCCGAATATAACAATGCTATAGAAACTAAGAATGGCCTGCTGGATACCGAGACAGATCTTATCTTCTTAGATATCGAAATGCCAATTCTTTCAGGTTTTGAATTACTCGATAATCTTCCAAATAAACCGCAGATAATATTTGTTACTGGCAAGACCAAGTATGCTTTCAAGGCTTTTGACTATGATGCCGTAGACTATATTCACAAACCCGTAACTAAAGACCGTTTTAACAACGCCGTGAATAAAGCGGTGAATCTGTATAAACTTAAACACCAGGCTCCAATACAGGAAGACGATGATTTTATCTTCGTAAAAAGTAATCTCAAGAATCGCAAAGTATTTCTAAACAAGCTGAAGTATATTCAGGCTCTTGGAGATTACGTGAAGTTCGTGACCGAGAAAGATAATTTTGTAGTTCTCGCAACGATGAAATCTTTTGAAAAAGAACTTCCCAGTGAAAGATTCCTGCGTACTCACAAATCCTATATTGTGAATCTGGATAAGATCGAAAGATATAACAGTAAAAATATAGAGATCGATAAAGAATTACTACCGTTAAGCCGACATAAGAAAGCGAATTTGGTAGAAGCACTCAGTGCGATACAATAAGAAGAACGATCAACACTCCAATAATATATAGCCATCCTAACCGGTGGCTTTTTTTATTGGGGATCTACATTTGTTATAACTCTAACCGACCTGAATACGCCGATCGCCTGGTAAGATTTTAAGATTCTGGTGATCATCGCTTTAGTTTTTCCCAGATTTTGTTTCTGCGGAATCTTAATAAGTATATTCTTATAGTATTCATTACGAATTCGGGCTACCGGTGGGAATTCTGGTCCCAGAACGTATCTATCGAAAACATTCTCCAATGCTCTTGCCAACCACTCTGCTGCTTCATTTGTTTTCGAAAAATCCCTGCTTTTTAGTGTCAACCGTACGAGACGATAGAATGGCGGATATTGATATTGGTAGCGATCCTCCAATTGTTCCTCATACATCTCCTTATATGCGCCAGTAGACACCTGTTGAATGATCTGGTGGTGTGGGTTGTAGCTCTGGATCAAAACCTTTCCTCTTTTTTTAGTTCTGCCCGATCTTCCTGCTACCTGTAACATCAACTGGAAACTTCGTTCATGTGCCCTGAAATCCGGAAAATTAAGAAGATTGTCTGCATTCATAATCCCAACCAGGCTCACCTTTCTAAAATCCAGTCCTTTACTAAGCATTTGAGTCCCAATAAGAATATCGGTTTCGTGATTTTCGAACGCTTCAATAATCTTTTCGTAAGCATATTTTCCACGGGTAGTATCCTGATCCATTCTACCTATACTATGTTCTGGAAAAAGCGCTTTTAGTTCAGTTTCCACTTGCTCCGTTCCAAATCCTTTCGTAGTAATTTCGTTACTACCACAAGCCATACAATGGTGTTGCATTGCAATATGATAACCGCAGTAATGACATCGCAACTGGTTATTATGCGAGTGATAGGTTAAACTAACATCGCAATTTGGACATTGTGGTGAATGTCCGCAAGTATTACATTCCAGAATAGGTGAAAAACCTCTACGATTCTGGAAAAGTATCACTTGTTCGTTTTCCTTCAGACTGGACTTAATCTCTTCAATCATTCTCTCAGAAAAATGGCCGGTCATCTTCTTTTTCTTATGCGCAGTTTTAATGTCGACCACCTCTACTTCCGGCATCAATACATCTCCAAACCTGCTATGAAGTTCGACGAGAGCATACTTATTATGTACGGCATTAAAATAGGATTCTACAGAAGGCGTGGCCGATCCAAGTATGATATTAGCCTGAAAAATATTGGCTAGAACCACCGCCGCATCACGAGCGTGATATCTTGGCGCAGGATCAAATTGCTTGAAAGTAGCTTCATGTTCCTCATCTACTACAATAAGTCCAAGATCCTGAAATGGCAGGAAAATACATGACCTTGCTCCTATTACGATTTT contains:
- a CDS encoding LytTR family DNA-binding domain-containing protein is translated as MEEVLLKCAVVDDSSLQRLSIVKLIKDHPNLNLVAEYNNAIETKNGLLDTETDLIFLDIEMPILSGFELLDNLPNKPQIIFVTGKTKYAFKAFDYDAVDYIHKPVTKDRFNNAVNKAVNLYKLKHQAPIQEDDDFIFVKSNLKNRKVFLNKLKYIQALGDYVKFVTEKDNFVVLATMKSFEKELPSERFLRTHKSYIVNLDKIERYNSKNIEIDKELLPLSRHKKANLVEALSAIQ
- the rpsF gene encoding 30S ribosomal protein S6, whose protein sequence is MNNYETVFILNPVLSDEQIKETVKKYEDFLVSKGAKMVAKEDWGLRKLAYAIQHKKSGFYHLFEYEAPGEVIEPLELEFRREERMMRYLTVKLDKHAIAWAEKRRKRNKEKA
- the rpsR gene encoding 30S ribosomal protein S18, which translates into the protein MATSIEQQAKGKKDGEIRYLTPLNIETTKAKKYCRFKRSGIKYVDYKDPDFLMGFVNEQGKLLPRRLTGTSLKFQRKVATAVKRARHLALMPYVGDLLK
- the priA gene encoding primosomal protein N'; the encoded protein is MSQFVDLILPLPLDNRFTYAVTNEEAEFIQEGMRLAVPFGKNRIYTGIVAKIHSTPPEVYEAKPIHQIIDETPLLTHNQLKFWNWIASYYLCTEGDVIRAALPGAFLLASESIVKLSSEVKIEDEMLTDDEYLVTEALQRQSSMKIQEIEQLLDRKKVLPIINKLVAKNLIELNQEIYEQFKPKEVRYVSLNPMYEAEAEMHGLLDELSKAPKQREALLSYFSLTAKSRKALKLKELSNESGVSAAVIKGLIQKKILIEEYRSTDRIQFNSEISNHEINFSSEQQRAFTEITENFAEDHVCLLHGVTSSGKTEIYIKLIEAALEKGKQSLYLLPEIALTTQLIKRLQNYFGDKVLVYHSKYSVNERVEIYKHVKENKDKGKIVIGARSCIFLPFQDLGLIVVDEEHEATFKQFDPAPRYHARDAAVVLANIFQANIILGSATPSVESYFNAVHNKYALVELHSRFGDVLMPEVEVVDIKTAHKKKKMTGHFSERMIEEIKSSLKENEQVILFQNRRGFSPILECNTCGHSPQCPNCDVSLTYHSHNNQLRCHYCGYHIAMQHHCMACGSNEITTKGFGTEQVETELKALFPEHSIGRMDQDTTRGKYAYEKIIEAFENHETDILIGTQMLSKGLDFRKVSLVGIMNADNLLNFPDFRAHERSFQLMLQVAGRSGRTKKRGKVLIQSYNPHHQIIQQVSTGAYKEMYEEQLEDRYQYQYPPFYRLVRLTLKSRDFSKTNEAAEWLARALENVFDRYVLGPEFPPVARIRNEYYKNILIKIPQKQNLGKTKAMITRILKSYQAIGVFRSVRVITNVDPQ